DNA sequence from the Bombus huntii isolate Logan2020A chromosome 16, iyBomHunt1.1, whole genome shotgun sequence genome:
TGAGACTTAATAACATTGATGATTAATCCAGCAATCAACTGTATGTGTATCGATGATTCCAAGCAGCCAGTGCCCGCAAATCATGCTTCCTCGATTATACTTTCTTTCGCCAGGTTTGATTTCgtcaattaattaatcaatcaattaattaataaatgaggacataaaatttttgaaatgtgTAAAAGATAAGTAATAAAGGTGAAAGGAACTTGAAGTATTAGCGTACATTAATAACGCTAGGAGAACCAGATTCTACTTAGTTGTAGACAACTCACAATTAATAGTTTACAACTCATAACAACTTGACAACTCAACTCTCGACTCCTCACAACTCGATTCTTAGTTAACGACTCCTTACATCTCGACTCTCAACTTACGACTGTCTGTTAATTCGTCCTTCTTaagcatccctttgtcttCTCTCATAGCCCCACCACGCACGTGTTCCGTAACCGTCCGCGGTCATAGTCACGTAGGGCTTCTCCCGCGTAACTATTCGACTGAAGGACCGACGACACATTGATGAGCTGCTCGGTTCATTGAAGTTTCCAGACCCTTTTGTCCTGTCGATATTTAGGTTTTCTCGCAATATTGTTTATGATTcacccgatatttcttaggcaaTTTGTCCACGTTACTACAATATTAAAGCTgattatttatcaaatatcAGAATAACTAGAAGAATAAACTATCTGTTAGTGCAAAACATGCAATAACATCAGTTAATCGTAGATTAGAGACTTTGAACCTTTTAACGAGTAAACGCCTTTCGCACGTGACTAGAGGTTTGTattttaactggcattattaATGCAGAGCACATCGAATCGCGCGTTACGGACatgaatattcaattttgaaaGTGAATGCAGTATTTGAAACTGAGTTTGTGTTACGAAATGAAATCTCGGTGAAGGGTTTCAGCACACGGAAACATGAACTATACAGATCATTCGATTTATGTAAGTGTTATTTGAGAGACATTACAAGAGGAGTTTCAAGAACGAGACAGCACTTGGGCTCTTTCAAAGATATTGCACCTGTTGATAAATTGCAACAAGCATCAACCTCTTCGTGCAGGTTGCAACCTTTCCTTACCTTGGACAGTACAATTTCAAAGATCAGTTATCAATATCAAATGTGACGATGACGCATGTTTCTTTTGGTCTGTCGTTGCGGGCCTTTGTTCAATTAGCGAACATTCATACCGACAGGTATCGTACCCACCTGCTCTAACCTACTCTGTACCGACAGTATTCAACTGCCAATGTCGCTGAATCAAATTAGCAAATTTAAGAAACGCAACGATATATCTATAAACGTTTACAGATAGGAAAATGAAGCGTATGTATCATTTCATCTAACTGCGCAAAAACGGAAGCATGTCAATTTGCTATTTATTGAAGATTATCTTGCTTGCATATAATTTGCTATGTATCAATGCAAATTAGCGCTCACTGATGTAAATAATATGTCATATCATCGCGAGGTACCATAACATttattctctcttttttcagTTACCTTCACTGTTTTATCTCGCAAAAAAAATTAGACATCTATATTACCAATTGCGAGCGAATAACCTTTCTATCCCAGCCACGAGGAGAAATGGCGGAATAAAAAACTGGTTATGCTATGACTGCTATATTATCGACAAACTCGATATGTCATCAACTATCGTTATTTGTCGCAGTGTTTAAAACACGAGATTGAAATTGGAAAATGTACATCGTATTCTTGAGTTTTAACAATCGCGATAATTGCGGGATTACATCGATTTAAGTACCAGGATTCATACGAACGCTGCAAGGGATTTTTCGAAAGATTTGtttaaattaatgaataaCGTGATTCTTGATAAAACGATGGGCAATTTGCGTAACCATACGGACGTGAAGTTAGTCACGCGTTGAGACCATGCTGAATGACTGATTGCCAGACCGAATTTCCATAGTCCTTGAGTGTTTGCGGAGTTAAATAAAGCGTTAAATTCAACAAACCTTTGTACGTGAGAATGTGTATCTTGAATATATTCAAAACGTGTCGAATTTGACTTAATGTATCGTGgaaaaatgaattaataaaattaaggaTGTATATAGGTAGATGTGCATCTAACATACATTCAAACGTTTACATTTGCATTAAAACATCTACATTTAAACACGTATATGTACATTTATATAGACATCATCTATATACATCTTTAATTTTAGTAACCTGTGTGTACATTCTTTGCTGTTATCGATGTACCACAGATGTACATATACAACATCAATTTTGTGGATATTGCTAAAAAGATAAAGACACGGAGTAGTAATAAGTCTCTTAActtaaattaaagtatatACTTTTTGTTTATCCATGAGTTATGAGAAGTATCAGATCCTAATCATTACATACATTTTGTTTCCTTTCTTGCATAACCTTGTCCAGTAGATGTATGTTAGCGACAATGCACCTCCGTGTCGATATGACTATTGCTATTTAAGATCATTTTATTTCTGTGTTATTAGCTTCTCTGCagattctttcttttttatttaatttgcactttacaatttgtccagctggacattcggtaaatttttctagctatTCTCTGCAGATGGGCACATATAGAAAGTACGAAGGCTAACTGTCATTAtcatattgggttggcaactaagtgactgcTGATTTTGTCACTAGGTGGTAataacaaaatccgcaatcacttagttgccaacccaatagaatCACATTCTTTTTTGTCTGCAGTATTAGGACATAACTAAATGTTTCTTTAAtgtagatattttaatatgtgTACATACGTGCATCtgttaatacaatttttattggTACTATCCCACCGATAATTCCTTTGACATTtgaatataatttgtattatttagaCTTCAATTTCTTCATACATTTTTGCTCTGCATAAATAAAATCTTTATTATCTTTCAAATTCTGGAACAATATTTATTAGTTATTAGACGTAGAAACAAATACCGTGCAATTGCTAGctaacagtaaaaaatgtaaatgatGTATATTATTACGCAAAAAACGCCAGTTGATGTaagatatctttttttttagaattctCTGGCGACAATCTGTTCCTAGAAGcaagaaaagtaaaaagtaaatGGAATAACGTTGAATCCAAATGTATTAATTTGCATGATTGTATTGCTTTTTGCAAATTGCGCAAGCTTTTTTATCGTTAACCATCCAAGAGGAGTATGTTTTATTTCGAGTAGGAAGTGAGGCACTGCACACTCTACGACACGTTGCGTGTGATGATAGTTACCCACTAACCATCAGTGATAATCTTCCTTGGTTGATTATTTGTACATGCTATTTGTATAAGAATTCAGCGCATATTAAAATCGACTTTTGCTGGTTTCGTCTAAGAAATATCTACACTCGAACTCAATAACGGCATCGATCATTGCCTCAAGGGAAAGAAATTGGTATGGACCgaaattattatcatcgaattttacttTTTGATTCAGAAATGAACGCTTCATTTTCAAAAGTTTAGTGTATCctctaaaaaaaaagtttaGTGTATCCTCGAAAACTAAGGTTTTCCATAGCTAAATATGACAATGATGAATAACTtgctttaataattaatttgccaattaattaataaattattgacttaatttctaaatttgaattaaatactaaaattatattaatagaTCTATTATTTTGAATACCAAtttgaaaacaaatttcatgTAAAAAAAACAATTCGTTACATTTAAGTTAGAAATAcagatattatataaatatgcaCATTTCAACCATTTTCTTagttttctaaaaaattttttaagtgAATAGTTCCTTTTGTGGTTTGTGCTATATAACACACGTTATGTAAATAGACAAATCAATGATATACTACATATGAAGTGCACAATTTCAGGTCATATTTCGTATCATATCATTGTTTATGCAGCTGCGAATCGATATTTTGCATTTTATCGAAaccaaaaatatttcaaacttcTTATTTTCATCGGCATCATAACTTTTCTAAAGATTTTATATTGTTCAACGGCGAGTGTAGTAATCATATGGTTGTGGTTGGAACATAACTTTctaattacgtattttatgTTAGCACGTCATCATACATTGTTTGCCTAAATTAGGGATATCTCTGTCAATCGCATTGTTTGAAGACCTTTGTCAGATCAAACTATTATTCAACCGTTATTTCATCCATTCATGAAAACGTGAAAATTATAAGTTTTTGTTAAAAAGTTTCCGGCATATTATAGTTTTTGAGAAAGTGAGACCTAACATGGAACACACCTAAGAATCAAATGTGAAAGACAAATGTAACAGAAGCATTGAATTTATGCAACTTTTCTACAATAATGaaacttatttatttttggggaaaattgaaaatatcatTTCATATGTAACAACCTCATATGTAAATTTAATGCTTTAGTGTACCGTTGGCAATTAAACATTGTAGTGTTAATAATTTGataacaataattaaaaaatatttgaaaaataacgtTTATTCCTTTCTTAACATATATAACTCATGACGTGCCTTCATTTTTTTTAGTCCTTAGATTAATACTTACTGCAATAGCTAATACTTACTAATTGCAGCTTAACATTCCTTCAAGGAACTTAAGTAATTTAATCACATTTCCAAAATGTTTAATCACAGTTTGCTTTTTGCTTTGGTTCACTTCAATTGTTATGTTTTTCCAAAAGGAGGAGTTAAATCTATctctaaaaagaaaatagtgTGAGttgaagtttaattaaaagatGTTGAAGATGAGtggaatgtaataataatgtaCATGTAAACCTGTATATTTTGAGCATACGCGGTAATCGTATAATAGGGTATTACTTCAATTATTGAACTCATGTTACTAAAAGTAAAAATCTAGGGGGCCTGTGTTAGTTTAGTtctaaaattttctaaattttaacattttcaaaGGCTCTATGTGATCACATAAATCTCAGATTCTTGATTTCaggcaaatattttttcgttttcaTCTCGCAATCGTTAGAGAATTGCCTTCCTTGCCTTCATTAGAAATTTCTTTATCTAAAAAGTTCATCAAAGAGAAGTGTTCGCCTAATGGAGGGTGCATCTCAAGATTGCAGTGAATATgttagttttttatttttaataatatgagttgaataattattattacattcaaGTACTTCatctcgaagatggtatcccgctgggagtagccatccacatgttatttagcaataaagttagaaaaaattaccaaatgttcagctggacaaattgtacaaattaaagtacaaattaaataaataaatataaaaaagtatttgtaaaaAGTAATGATAATACTGTTCaagaaaatttttttctttctagtatatttttaaacaaaagccttttctttttaattgtgTTAATTTTTTGTTGGGATCTCACTTAGAGCAAAGGGAAAACGAGGTGTAATTATATCAccattttcatttaaattatcatTACTTTCgttgttttcattttcatttttatcgccATCCATTGcagatattaataataatcgaaatacatttttcatttctttagcAGAAGTAAAAACGTACATaagttaatttatatttgtttatttaatatttgtttttcttttctgtccGATATTGTCCGAAGAATTAAACGTACTACTGGAAAATGTTCAGAAAATTCAAATCCTgctgtaattaaacattaACAACGTAACGAATTCTGATAGATAACGAAGCTCATAAAAACAGAACAACATCAACAATactttatattaaattttaattaaatacgaTAGACAAAAATaactaatttcttattttgtaTTGTCTTATTACTttgttttgaatattttacattagtTTTAATACATCATTTATTaagtatttcaattttcatagttttaaaagaaaatgttaacagttcttctttttacattttagtCAATTGACAACGTGGGCGAAAGACTGCGTATTTTCTTTAATTGCTTTGCGACCAGTGgatgtaaaaaaaatattttaggaTGAATAAAGAGGGTTCTCCGCAGATCATTGAACCTACCTACTCGCATGTCTTCAACTTCgaaaaaaaatacttttatcCAGACACTCAAAAATGGATCCAGAATAATTTTCAGTATTGCTACTACTGCTGTATTATTTACGTGATCCTAATTTTTGGCGGCAAGTACTACATGTCGAGCAGACCAAAGTTTGACTTGAAGCGTCCGCTTGCATTATGGAGTGGATTCTTTGCAGTGTTCTCCATTATCGGATTTTGTAGAACAGCACCGGAAATGTTCTCTACATTGAGACATCATGGGTTTTACCACAGTATTTGCATACCTAGGTAATGCtactttcatatttttaccttgtaatatattttcaggCGAGTGGcgattttaaaaaataattattaatgaaacattattaatgaaatgaattgttatatgaaataattccTTATGTTTGGTATTTAGTGAATATTGATATATGGAAAGCATTAGTAAAATAGGAAATACATTTTTAGTAGAAATAGTTGTTTACGATATTATTCTTATAATAATTCTCTAAAAAGATTTCACGTATAAATTTGTATCTGAAATGAGTTTTATCGATTGATATAATCAGTTATGTCTACCAATTCGCAACATATCGACCTATACTATACACATTGTATGATTATATTTCCAAATCAAAATAACAAAGTTCTTATCGTTTCATTGTATGGAACATAATACATGGCTTTGATTTAAATGTCATATTCACAAAATGaatcgatattttaaatatgttaatctataatatacaataagaatggaattattttcttttcagcAACCTTTTGCAAGATCATGTTTCTGGCTTTTGGACATGGGTATTTGTCCTATCAAAGATCCCAGAATTTGGTGATACGATCTTCATTGTGTTACGAAAGCAACCATTgatatttctacatttttacCATCATTTAACTGTTGTTCTTTTCTCTTGGTTCACATATGCGGAGACTACAGCACTCTCAAGGTGGTATACCGTAATGAACTACTTTGTTCATTCCTGGATGTATTCTTATTATACCTTAAAAGCAATGCAATATAAATTACCAAAAGGCTTTGCCATGATGATTACTACGATGCAGCTGGTACAAATGGTGATTGGTTGCATTGCAACTATTGTGGCTTACTATTATCCAGAAATTCGTGGACTTGAATGCTACATTACGcgtaaaaatgttatatttggTTTCGCCATCTACTTCAGTTATTTAATCCtatttggaaaattcttcttcAAGGCTTATCTTTCCGACAAACGAAAAAACAAAGTCGGAGAGAACGTTCACGTCGATGGAAGAAAGGAGTATTATAAACCAAAGACTAGCTAAAGTATATCAAAGTTTTTGAAATCTTTCTCTATAAACGCTTTCTGATAACGTTTCGTGAAAAcacttataacgtattttggGAGTCTGCATTAGTTTACAACAATAGAAATTGGTTGTGACATAATGCAAGTgataagatatttatttattgtaaaccATTTAGTGTATTTGATGTTAAGGTATGTATGTTGTGTATGTATGTTAAGGTATGGGATACGATGGTTTTCAAAAAAGTTGCTCATGAAGAAGTTAGAATACATGGAAAATCAAGAGCGAAATTTCGTTAAGCATatcttcgaaatatttttaggtAACATTAGTAAGAAAAATGGATTCACAAAAAATAAGATACGTTCAGATATATGATTTTAACTGTATTTTTGTTTGCCgaataaatttattcttaaatACGGTAAGGAGATGTTTTAATGACAAACAGTTTAGTATTTCATGTAATCGATAATTGATGACTTCTTGGAATTTTTGACTTAACTGACACTCTGATTAAATGTCCAATAATATTAAAGGCTATTACGACGTTTGCTCTAATATCGTCATTATACTCATGGAAAATCTCTGATCgtaaaataaatacagaatGAACAACAGTGCATATCAATGCATAAACATTGTGAAAAAAGCTTTGTTAATTAAAGAACAAAATTCAGTGTGTCTATGTATGTAGTGTAATCGTAATCCATGGCTATAcaaggaaaaaggaaattaataaaaacagaaagaaagtttatattttcgactccCTTTTACAAATAGCTACTTTCACCATCCGTACAAACTTTTAGAACGCAAACAGTCTCACAAAACTGATTATctatttcgtttatttctaAACTATTGTATTATATCGCATAATTTGTTTCTGAACAATATTTTGTGCAAATTGTCATATACTAATTGGCCCAGTGACCTAGCTGGGTGGCTTACCTAAATGGGATTATCTAAATACCTTCCTTATTTATGGAACAACTTCACAGGGCAAAGTTACACaactgaagaggcactacaatggcgaaaagaatatttccttaaattaatttctttttcctagAATTTCAAGAACGTcggtatatttttaaacagaAGCCTATGTTTCTTTACCCATTCATTAatgcatttcttttattttctatataatagATGATAAGATACTTTTGTCTAAAAATGCATGGTTTAAAAGACATTTTATTCTGAATTTAGTAAAGCTTGGCGTATGAAGAACGAGGGAAGACACCAAGTATtgtgttggcaactaagtgattgcggattttctcaataccacctaatggcaaaatccgcaatcactcaGTTACTAACCCAATAGTAcacttatatttatattttctttgcttttcATACAGTAAATTTTTTGAGATTGAGATTAtaatgtttttttaaataagcTTTTTTCGACTTACGTATCCTAATTCGGCTTTCGTACAGAGAATAAAAAATCACATCATTAGTATATAAAAACATATAGAGTTCTACAAAAAACACAATTTTGGAATATCGATTACAGCGTACTgtcgtttaaatatttaatattcttgaAGAAAGCccgattaaaaatatacaatgatAATTCTTGATTGTTGTCAATTATAGACgacgaataattttattcgagTGGTACAAGATGGAAATTATTGAAGAAGAGAATGTTATAATGTCCAAGACTCTCACCTTGCTTATGTGTATTGTCGATCGCACTAAACTGTCTAAATATAATTGTTTGAAGACTGACTTCTTCAAACTACTGTCTCCTCTAAGTACGCTCATTTATACTAAAAACTATTATGGAATAATTGTCACGCGACGGTTTATTCCACGAATACGCGGACTTTCTGCGCGTAATTATTTCTGTGGGTCCTGCAATCTTCGTTTTTACTGGTGTTCTTCCAACAGTGTTAAgatttctttccttcgttgaTGTGGTTCTCgtgaaaatgtttttaaagtGTAGGATCTTTActacaattagtttatttacaataaatggattaaacagatgttgattaaacaggaaacgatggttgtttaaTGTGaacaataacgtattataattaagacaactagataattaatttgcaactctcgtcaccacGGATTCAACAGTCTCTCGACAACGTAATTCGCACTTTCTGACTAACACTGATTGTTAATTCGTTTACGTCCCTTAGCAACCccttgtcttttgtcttagcccCACCACGCACATGTTCCgcaaccgcttgtttataattcgccctgttgaagtggttaccacttctaagaaaactctacatctggtcttttttagttttctcaagcactgaagccatcgacagcgcgtagacaaa
Encoded proteins:
- the LOC126874327 gene encoding elongation of very long chain fatty acids protein 6-like gives rise to the protein MNKEGSPQIIEPTYSHVFNFEKKYFYPDTQKWIQNNFQYCYYCCIIYVILIFGGKYYMSSRPKFDLKRPLALWSGFFAVFSIIGFCRTAPEMFSTLRHHGFYHSICIPSNLLQDHVSGFWTWVFVLSKIPEFGDTIFIVLRKQPLIFLHFYHHLTVVLFSWFTYAETTALSRWYTVMNYFVHSWMYSYYTLKAMQYKLPKGFAMMITTMQLVQMVIGCIATIVAYYYPEIRGLECYITRKNVIFGFAIYFSYLILFGKFFFKAYLSDKRKNKVGENVHVDGRKEYYKPKTS